A stretch of the Notamacropus eugenii isolate mMacEug1 chromosome 2, mMacEug1.pri_v2, whole genome shotgun sequence genome encodes the following:
- the LOC140526816 gene encoding trace amine-associated receptor 7a-like — protein MMSSSNQSQPAAVQLCYENINGSCIKTSYSPAPRAILYLAFGSGALLAVLGNLLVMISILHFKQLHSPANFLVASLACADFLVGATVMPFSMVRSVESCWYFGENYCKFHSCFDLSFGYSSIFHLCFISIDRYIAVTDPLVYPTKFTLSVSGICIAFSWFFAITYSFSLLYTGANDDGLEELVSALTCVGGCQIAVNQTWVLIDFLVFSTPTLVMVILYCKIFLVAKEQARKIESMSSKTESSSESYKARVSKRERKAAKTLGIAVIAFLISWFPYYIESIIDAFLGFITPTYIYEILAWFAYYNSAMNPLIYAFFYPWFRRAIKLIVTGKVFRGHSSTTDLFSEQAKVLD, from the coding sequence atgatgaGCAGCAGCAACCAGTCCCAGCCTGCAGCTGTACAGCTCTGTTATGAGAACATCAATGGGTCCTGCATTAAAACCTCCTACTCCCCAGCACCCAGAGCCATCCTCTACCTGGCCTTTGGCTCTGGAGCTCTGCTGGCTGTCTTGGGAAACCTCTTGGTCATGATTTCAATCCTTCACTTCAAGCAGCTGCACTCTCCAGCCAACTTTCTTGTTGCCTCCTTGGCTTGTGCTGACTTTTTGGTGGGAGCCACTGTGATGCCTTTTAGCATGGTGAGGTCAGTGGAGAGTTGCTGGTATTTTGGGGAGAATTATTGTAAATTTCATTCTTGTTTTGATTTGTCATTTGGTTATTCATCTATTTTTCACTTATGCTTCATCTCCATTGACAGATACATTGCTGTCACTGACCCTCTGGTCTATCCAACCAAATTCACTCTGTCAGTTTCAGGAATATGCAttgcattctcctggttctttgccATTACGTATAGTTTTTCACTTCTTTACACAGGTGCCAATGATGATGGGCTGGAGGAATTAGTAAGTGCCCTAACCTGTGTGGGGGGCTGTCAGATTGCGGTGAATCAAACCTGGGTACTGATAGATTTTCTGGTGTTCTCCACTCCCACTCTGGTCATGGTCATTCTTTATTGTAAGATTTTTCTAGTAGCTAAAGAACAGGCGAGAAAGATAGAAAGTATGAGCAGCAAGACTGAGTCATCCTCAGAGAGTTACAAAGCCAGAGTTtccaagagggagagaaaagcagcTAAAACCCTGGGTATTGCAGTGATTGCATTTCTGATTTCATGGTTCCCCTATTATATTGAATCAATAATTGATGCTTTCCTAGGGTTCATCACCCCAACTTATATTTATGAAATTTTAGCTTGGTTTGCCTATTACAACTCAGCCATGAACCCTTTGATCTATGCTTTCTTTTACCCTTGGTTTCGAAGAGCAATTAAACTGATTGTCACTGGGAAAGTCTTCAGAGGGCACTCTTCAACAACAGATTTGTTTTCTGAACAAGCTAAGGTCTTAGATTGA